TCTCTAGTCTAGCCCCCTGACCCTCAAGCCCACTCTTGCTCCAGGGCCTGGCTCAGGGCCTCCGACCTCTCCTCGGGCTTACAGCTCGTTGGTGCAGTTACTGGGCTTGTCCATGCGGTGACCCTCCTTCAGCAGCTTGAAAAGCTCCTCCACAGGCACACCGGGGTATGGGGAGCCGCCCAGAGTGAAGATCTCCCACAGGAGCACCCCGAAAGACCACCTGCAAATGGGTGGAGAGCCACAGGGTGTTAGAACTTCtccgcctcccctcccccagcacaaATCCTCCACCCAGGGCAGTGCCAGGAGACAGCATGGAGAACAGATCAGCCTTTCAACATCTGGAGCAGAGGGAATGGCCACagacaatgttttgtttttctctctggggCGGAAAGAGGACTCCTCAGTCCAGGGAGAAAGCAGGACTCTACAGTGCTAGAAGCTCTCTATCCCATATCTCCCTGGCAATTGCTATTACAAACTCACACATCACTCTGGTGGGTGTAGATCCGGTCAAACAATGCCTCAGGCGCCATCCACTTCACAGGCAGTCGGCCCTGAAAGCAGCACAGGGGAGGTTGGGGTGGCCCCAGGCAGGGCCATGAGGGCACAGGTGGGAACGGACTGGGGGGTGGGTTCTCAGCCCACCCCACTCCTCGCTTCTCAGATGAAATCACCAGCACAGGGCGGCCCCATCGGCACTCACGTTGGTTGTCTTTTTATAGTAGTCGATGTGGTGAATGTCCCGTGCGAGGCCAAAGTCTGCTATCTTCATCACATTGTCCTCTGTCACCAGGACATTCCTGGCTGCCAGGTCTCGGTGTATGCactgaggaaggagggagagcgGGAGGCGGGGAGGTGAGGGAGCTGGAAGGCTGGGGGGCGGCGGGCAGCCACCCATGCAACTAGCTGACTTGTCTCATAGAACTTCTCCTGCCACACTGCTTTGTCCCCGAACTTTTGCTTTCCCTCCTCTGATGTTCTCTGCCAGCTCCAGGCTTCTCATCACAGCAAgcgctcctcccttccttccccaaagGCTGGCCCTTATGCCTCTGCTGCGTCTGCAGCGATGCGTGCTCCTAGGTCCCTCCTCCCAGCACAGCAAGTCCACATGGGGCTGGGCTCAAACCAAGCCAGCCCTTACACACCAAACACTGCACTCAACACTCAcagtttcattttatcttcataacAATTCTACAACAGGTATtgttatactttattttcttttgagacagggccttgctctgtcgccccggctggggtgcagtggtgtgatcatggctcagtgtagcctcaaactcctgggctcaagctagcctcccacctcagactcccgagtagctgggactaccggcacgcactatcacacccagctaattttttaatttttttttttttttttaaagacggggtctcactatgttgcatgCAGTGGGGacggtctcagactcctgagctcaagcaatcctccctggccactgcacccagctgatattattcttattttgtatttgaagAATTTTAAGATGCTAAGTAGCTGCCTGAGACTACACAGAAAGTGGCAGTGCACAGATCTGACCCTACATCAGTCTGACCCCAAGGCCACCTGGCTACACTGGTTCTCGACTCTGCGGTTCCCAGAGAGCCTAAGACAACACACAGGGCCAGTGCTCAGTGCATCCACAATGCCACCACAAGATGACAAGTCACAGGCTGGAGGACTAGGGGGGCTCTGTTCCCACCCTGGCATTACCCAGGGGAGCCTTCAGGTTCCACACCTTCTTGGAGGCCAGATACTCCATGCCTCGGGCCACCTGGTAGGCGCAGGACACCAGGTCCTTGGAGGAGAGCTGCTCCTCTGGGTTGTGGCTGGGGTTGTAGCAGTATTCCAGCCCTGGGGGCCTCCGGGCCTGCAGGTACTCCCGCAGGTTGCCCTTGGAGGCATACTCCACGATGACATACAAGGGACCTGCGGGCACAGGAGAAGAGGCCATGGGGCCAGCAGCAGGTGAGCAGGTTTGGCTTCACCTCAAAGAAACCCCACCCCCAGCAGCACACCCCGGCCAACCTCCCATCTCCTGCTTCCTCTTAGGGGACCTGGGAAATCCATTCTACTACccaaagaaaatcagagaaataatTATTCCCAGCATAGTCCAGAAAATTCCCGAGCAACACTGGGGTAAGAGCcccagtttgtttgtttatttcgagacggagtctcactctgttgcccaggctgcagcgcagtggtgcaattttggctcactgcaacctccaccttctggagtcaagtgattctcctgcctcagcctcccaagcagctgggattacaggcatgcacaacgcctggctcattttttttttttttttttttttttgagatggagttttgctcttgttgcccaggctggagtgcaatggcacgatcttggctaaccgcaacctctgcctcccgggttcaaacgattctcctgccacagcctcccgagtagctggaattacaggcatgcgccaccacgccacgctactttttgtatttttagtagagatggggtttcacctgttggccaggctggtcttgaactcctgacctcaagtgatccacctgcctcggcctcccaaagtgctgggattacaggcataagccactgtgcctggcctatttattttatttttgagacagagggagtgtctcccaagctggagtacaatggcgtgatctcggctcactgcaacctccacctcccgggttcaagcaagtcttatgcctcagcctcccgagtagctgggattataggcatgcatgtgaccatgcctggctaacttttgtatttttagtagagacggggcttcaccattttggccagactggtctcgaacgcctgatctcaagtgatctgcctgcctcggcctcccaaagtgctgggattacaggcatgagccactgcacccagcctgagcgCTCTTAGACCGTAATTACTCAGCTGCCTCTGTTAACACACCACGTGTGTGAATCTAGGTATCTGTATTCCCGAATGAACACCAATGAGCGGAGCCCAGATCCCGAGATAACACATTTTAACCTCTGCCAAAGCAGCCTCTCTTAACCCCCTTCCCTAACTGTGGCTGAGAGAGGCCTTGGGACTGATACCCCAGCTCAGATCTTCTCCCCGCTGGGCAGGGAAGGCCAGTCTGGCCGGCACCCACCATCCTGCGTGCAGGCCCCCAGCAGGTTGATGATATTCTTATGCTTCCCGATCATCTTCATCATCTCCATTTCTGAGATCAGGTCTGACAAGTCTTTCTCTGTTGCGTCCGCTTTAAAGAACACGTTGAGACTCATTTACttgggaagggaggagggcaggaTAAAGGCTAAGGGAGTGGGGTATGTGTCGAGGGGCTGCTTTTCCCTGGGACTTGATTCTCTCCTCCCCACTTCATCCAAACTTGTTTTGTCTTCCCTCTCATGGGAGCCGTTGTTGCAATAGGTGGTAGTGAGTGGGCAGGGATGTGGTGAGGAAAGCCTGCAAGCGACGGATCCAGATAAACACCTGACCACAGCCCAGGTTGACGCCAAAGAACAGAGTGAGGTCATAGAACAATCTCAGGGTGAGGAACACCCCCTCCACTCCCAGGTAACCCCAAGCAGGCAGCGGAGCAGGTGTGGGCAGCAAAGGCACCAGAGAAGCTGTTCTGCTGGGCCCGAGGCCTGCTGTTTGCTTGGAATGGGACAAGATTTTCTTTGCAAGGACAGAAGCATCACTTACACTTCAACATCTTCACAGCCACTTTGGTCACACGGTTGGGTTTGTCCTTGTCCAGCCCGATGGCCTCTGCCAACACCACCTGCCCAAAGCAGCCCTCTCCCAGGGGTTTGCCTAAGACCAGTCTTTCAGGGGAAACAGAGAGTGGCATAAGTTGGGGCTGGTGAAGTTCAAACCCTGAGAGGCACCCCATCTCCACCTCTGTATTTCACCCAACTGCAAGCAGAAAGTGGAAATGAATGTTTCTGCAGGCATTTCATGAACCTTCACCGCCCAGAAGGTGTTAGTATACACACCTTCCACCACTAGAATAGCAAGCAAGGAATGCCTTCGAAAAGTTGggagttaaaaatattattaccTGTCCCGAGGCAGCTCCCAGCGAGGGTCTTCGGGAAGCTCATACTCAGAGACCCCTGCTAGCATGGGAGTCCCACTGGAAGAGAGCCGTGACGGCCGAACCAGAAGAACCCCAGAGTTCATGGATGCACTGGAGTCAGCAGACACCTGCAAGGAAGAGTGGGGTCACCCTAGAGCAAGGAGGGGGGACAGGGGTGACTCCTTCCCATTCCTAGTCAGGGCTTCCCAACAATGGCAAAGGCACATGTCTGTGTATCTGATGTTCTTTCCCCAACAGAGTGGTCCAAAGACCATGGTAGACCAGGAGGCCCAACTTCTAGGACTGACCCCTTTATGCCACGAGCTGGCCTTTCTGGACTTCACTCACCTTTAAAATAAGCAGACCAAATGCACCTCTTCCAGCTTGACATTTTATAACTGATCATTGCAGTAACAACTCTATTCTCCTGACTCTTTGCAAATACTTTGCCTTAGCTTATGGGTTCCTAACTCCCAAAGCACCTTCCAGAATGAGCACAGGCTTCTGAGGGAACGTTCATTCTTGCACACACCTGTGCCATCTGTACCATTTCCTCCCATGGGGAAGGGTGGGCACACAGGGGACAAGGGTATGGtatggctgatatggtttggctgtgtccccacccaaatctcatcttgaattcccacatgttatgggagggacctggtaggaagTCACTGactcatgggggcaggtcttccccgtgctgttctcgtgatagtgaataaatctcacgagacctgatgattttatgaaggggagtttccctgtacaagctctcttctcgtctgccaccatgtgagacgtgccttttgccttctgtgattgtgaggcctccccagccacgtggaactatgagtccattaaacttctttcttttgtaaattgcccggtcttgggtatgtctttctcagcagcgtgaaaacggactaatacagacagTTCTCTTCTCTACCCTGCATCTCTGCACTTCTAAGCAGCCCCTGGGGACAGTTCAAATTCATGCTATTGGCTGCACATTCCGTCCAAATAGGACTTCCTCCCAATCCATGTCCCAGGGGTCCGGAGGACTTGCAGTGTGATATGGAGGGTGCAGGAAATTCATGGGCTACACTAGCTCGAAACAGACTCTGCAGCACTTAGTTCATGACATTCCACTGTGCCTTGCCCAGAAGCCAGAAAACAAGGCCCAAAGCTGTAGATTAGGGACAATGGAGAGGGCAGGGCAttagaggcccagagagagaggTGGTGCTGAGTGTGCAAATCCCCCATCTACTTTCTGTTACCTGTCTGCGCAGAGGGATGCTCTTGGCCAGCTTGTGCACAGCCATCTGGCTGTGGAAGTCACTCTTCTTGGTACCACTCTTCATCTTGTAGATGATGACCGACCCCACCATGCAGGAGATGAGGAAGGCCCCTGTGCAATAGATGATGATCTCCAGGTACAGGGGCGAGGTCATCACTGCCGGCCTCTCTTCCAGGGCTGAGTCAGTGCGAACAGGGTGTTAGCAGGCTCGGAGGGCCCCGTCCGTGCGAGGTCCTGCTCCATTAGAAAAGCAACACCTATCTCCTGTCCCCTGGGAACTTTTAGGGAGAAGAACCATGGCAGGTTCTAGCTAGGACTGGGATTGTGGCACTAGGAGGATCAGACAACCCTCTGATCTTGGAGGCTGCCTTCAATGGACTTGAGCCATGGAAGAGGGATGGCCTAGAACCATCGTGTGACACAAGCCCCATCCTCATTAATTCCTGAGCCTCCTTGCTCAGCTGGACTGGAGAGGAACAGGCACCCAGGGATCCTGCAAGGGCCAGCTGAGAAGTCACTTCTATGTGCCTTTCTTGGTCTCCTCAGGGAGCCATGGCCCTTCTCTGCAAAGCCTCAGCACTGTGTGCGTGCACTTAACATGCGAGGACACAGGTGTTTGAGTCCTCTGTCCCTAAGAAGCCACGGGGTCCCTGAGGGCAGAGTTGGTGCCTTGTTTATTTCTGCAGGCCACAGTACCTGGTGATGGTGGCACTCACAGAATGAGGACAGAGGACAGGAGGGGAACCAGCCTGTGCCTTGCCCAATGTCCCACTTTTGGTCTGTGTCATCTCTTGTCGGGGCACACAGGTAAACAGGCAAAGCTGACTTAATTCCCAAAAATAAGCTTGTTTCGTAGTTCTTTCAAATTCTACTCATAGGCCCCAACTCCTAAAACTTAAGGAAACGTGGCGGCAGGGGGTGGGGTTCCGTTTGTGATTCTCTTCTCCCACCATCTGATTAGGATTCACCCCCCACCCCATTGCCACAGCAGCTAAGCCAGTTCGGTCCACCCTTCCCTTCAGCACGAGAGGCTGGGAGGCTTTCATCCCAGCACGCACAGCACTGGTTTCACGGAACACACTTTGCTCCACGGGTGTGGACAGCCCTCCTCCTTCCACAGGCCTCCTCCCAACCTTCCCCTTTAAAACCCACCAGCCAGCCATGGAGGCGGCGCCCCTGGGAACCTTCCCAGAGAGGCATGAGGCATGAGGCATGGCCCTAGACTGAGCCCAGAGAACGTCCCAAGGCCTGACAAGGAGACAGCAGAGCTGATGATAGGGAGAAGTgttgctgttttttctttccctgatgTTGAGGAACGAAGACAACTGATTGGGAGCACATGGGGAGCACAGACAGGACCAAGACAGGGATGACGATAAAAACAGAACGCTTCTCTGCCTCCAGCAGGGGCATCCGGAGACCCTGACAGGCAAGCAGGGCAGagtgggaaaggaagggagacagGAGAGGGCAGTGCCAGCAGGAACAGCCAGACCCACATGCAGGACATTCTGAGAGACAGCAGCAAGCCCTGGCCCCGCAGTCACCGGCCACCACCCTGAGCAGGCTGCAGGCTCCTTCCTCCCTGGCTCAACACGCAGACCTCCCCTCCTGGGAGAGGAGAGATGGCAGCAGCCAAAGAGGATACATGGACATCATGCAGCCTGCCTACGGCTGCCTGAGACAGGCCTTTCTGAAGGCAGCTCAGTTCACCTGTCCAGGCTGACCTCCTTCTCCAAAGGCAATAGGATGGCAGTACAGAAGGGTGGGCTGCTCTTTGCAAGCAGCAAGCCCCACCCCTGGGCTGAGCACTTGAGAAGGGAGAAGAGGCGTAGGGTCCTGAGACTTTTCAGATGCTCAGTACCCAGCGGAGGAGGGAGGCTGCTGGACCCAAGAACAGAAGGAGCCTGCCCTGGAGAAGTCTGGCTGCAGGGTAAACCCAGATCCCGGGCATGCATTGCAATGGCCAGCGGGAGAGCAGAGGCAGGTGTATGGGTGGGAGGCCTCTGTACGCCTGCAAAACTAGGGAAGCTCTTCTCTGAGCTGAGAGGATTCAGCCCTCAAAGCTGGGGCAGGACGTGGCACCAGGCAGGCAGGAGCCCATTCTTCCAGCTCTCCTGCCTCTGAGTCTCCCCAAGCCTGGAAATGCATGCTCCCCCCGTGCCCGTGGTGAGCGCAGGACATCGAGAGGAGAAGTTACAGTGTGTACCTTCCAGAACGGTCAACCATGCAGAGTGATGGGAGAGTCCGATAGAGTTACCCGCCAAGCACGTATACTCCCCTGCGTCCTCAAAGGAGACATTTCTTAAGTGAAGCACCTCCATCTCTTTGTCGGTGGTATTAACTCCAGCAGTCTAGAAGAGACAACGGAAGCAAAATGGACAAGCACAGGACATGAGACCTCTAAGAGACGCAGAGcaagggaaggagacagagagaagggggaCTAGAGGAAGAAATGCTCCCCCACATCTTCTTCGCAACAAGGAACAAACGAAAACCACCAGGCAGCAAAACCTGTTAGAGGAAgagggtgacagagaccctgagGGAAGAACTCCGGCAGACCTGAGAAGACGACGGCTGGTTACGACCCTTCACCAGATGCTGGCAGCCACTGGCCCATCCGAGCATGCGGGCGGTGAGCAGCATGGAGAAATGGGGCCGGCGGGCAGGGGCTGTTTGGTTTCAGGTAAAGATAGCCAGGTGAACACAGGAGGGATGGCGGGGGCTGCAGAGGCACacatgcgcacgcacacacactcgCACGCACATGTGCATACACAGCCAGCAGACGCGAGTATGCAAGGGAATGCCtaaccccttctctctctcttttttaagagatggggtacCATTCTGTCAACCCAGGCCGAGGTGCAGTGGCATAaacatagttcactgcagcctcgaccttctaagctcaggcaatcctcctgcctcagccttcagactagctgggactacaggcacatgccaccatacttggctaatttatttaatttgtagagatggggtcttgctatgttgtccaggctggtctcaaactcctggcttcaagcgatcctcccaccttagcctcccaaagtgctgggattacaggcatgagccaccgtgcctggcctatggcCCCTTCTCTTAATCGCCACTCACTCACACCTTCAGTCTGAAGTACCATTtgtaacacagcaagaccgtgTCCCCGTGAGTCCTCGCATGGATCCACACACAGCCAAGGAACACACAGAAGGCAGAGAGGGAACCCACAGACACCAACACAATACCAAACCAAACCAGCCTCCCAGGCCGGGTATTTTTCCATGGCTCTGGGCACTAGAAATACAGTAGGGTGGCAAGGACAGTCCGGTACTGGCTTCCCCGCCTGCCCCAGCAGCTTGGGGCCTACATCAAATCCCCAGCACAGGGTCCCATCCATCTCCCCATTACCTTTTGCCACAGGTCTGGTGACAGTGAGCCACGCAGACTGGTTAGCTTCACCAATATAATTGGAAACCTTACACACATACTCCCCGCTCTGGGCCTCTGTCACATTGAACAGGGTCAGCACCTCCGCATCCGAGCTATTAATCCCCGAATGCTGGAACAAACCAACGACACACCAGTCAGTTGGGCAAAGCTGAGACATGGCCACACACGTTGCTCCCGTGTAACTTTCAGGCAGGCCCAGGGAGCGAAGGGAGATGTTAAGTGAGATTTATTATCTTtcccttttagatttttttttgacgcagtctcactctgtcacccaggctggagtgcagtggcgtgatctcagctcactgcaacctctgcctcctgggttcaagcagttagctttgcctcagcctcctgagtagctgggactacaggtgccaaccactacgcacggctaatttttgtatttttagtagagagggggtttcaccatgttggccaggctgatctcaaactcctgacctcaagtgatctaaagtgctgggattacaggcatgagccactgcgcccggccttctttccCTTGTACAAGGACGGAACAAGTGGACTTCAAAAGTCCAAagcatttgatttaaaaaaaaaaaaaaaaaaatcactgcttcAAATGGAATGTTCTATTTGTGTTTAACCCACTCCCTCCAGGACTGGAGCAGGGGTTGTGAGTGGAGACAGTGGCCAATGACCTACAGAGCAGTTTTAGCACCAGCAgcaaagaagagaagggagggccAGTATATCTCTGAGACAGCCAAGCCAGGGGAGGATGAGGTCTAACTCTGGGACAAAGAGGTAAACAACTTTCCCAGCTTCTGGTTCCTTCCTGTTGCGAGATCCACTGGAGACTTAGGCAATTACCTTCCCTGGATTAATGGAGCATTCAGGGACAATGAATGTCTGGGAgtgagaggaaaaaggaagaaaacgcCATTACTCCTCATATGGCTTAGAATTTATATGTGGCATTTGTTTTTCCAACTCTTCATAAGAGATGCTCTTATGCACCCCATTTGCCAGAAAGATCGTACGTAACTCGGGACACAGGGCTAAGACTGGGAAACGCTTGGTGGAAAGGCTCTGGTTTCGGGCAATGAAAAGGCAGGGTTCCAAATGCCTTCCTTATGTAGCTGACCCCAAAGCCCCAGTGACGTTGCTCTCAAAGCTTATTACAGACCAGCATCACCCACCCCTGCAGCCCTCTGTTCCCAGCTCACCTCCACTTTGTGACCTCTGTCACTAGTCCTGGGGGATGTGGCTAGATCCCTACTGAGATGGAATGTGTGGGCCTGAAGGGTGAGGAATGATCCTATTCGGAGGCACTGAGCCTGCCCACAGGAACTTGAGCCTCTGAGACAATGGTCTCCTTCCCAGTAGACTGGCCCACGAAGACTGGTGCCATGATTACCTTCAAGATCTGGACATAAGGCAGGTTGTCTGGACCAATCTTGCTCCCGTTCACCTCGATGTGCTTTAGCCACTGGATGTGCGGCTGCGGGTCACTGTACACCTTACACATGAACTCCACATTGCTACCCAGGGCCACTGTCTTGTTGGCGGGCAACCCTGCTTGCAGGATGGGCCGGTGAGGGGACCGCTCTGTGGAAGACGGGAGAGGAGGCGCTTGTCATGGGGACCTTGCCATGGCTAAAGAGGGGTGGGCTCACCTGTGCCCCACTTGGCTTTCCCAGTGATGGGTTGTAAACCTCCCAGCACTTCTGCTGAGCACAAGCCTCTCAAAACAGAGCTGGGGAAAGGGACACCCTCTCTTCAGGCCCTAAAGCCATCAGGATCCTCCTCCCCAAGGCAGTCATCATAT
The nucleotide sequence above comes from Nomascus leucogenys isolate Asia chromosome 8, Asia_NLE_v1, whole genome shotgun sequence. Encoded proteins:
- the FGFR1 gene encoding fibroblast growth factor receptor 1 isoform X4, yielding MWSWKCLLFWAVLVTATLCTARPSPTLPEQAQPWGAPVEVESFLVHPGDLLQLRCRLRDDVQSINWLRDGVQLAESNRTRITGEEVEVQDSVPADSGLYACVTSSPSGSDTTYFSVNVSDALPSSEDDDDDDDSSSEEKETDNTKPNPVAPYWTSPEKMEKKLHAVPAAKTVKFKCPSSGTPNPTLRWLKNGKEFKPDHRIGGYKVRYATWSIIMDSVVPSDKGNYTCIVENEYGSINHTYQLDVVERSPHRPILQAGLPANKTVALGSNVEFMCKVYSDPQPHIQWLKHIEVNGSKIGPDNLPYVQILKTAGVNTTDKEMEVLHLRNVSFEDAGEYTCLAGNSIGLSHHSAWLTVLEALEERPAVMTSPLYLEIIIYCTGAFLISCMVGSVIIYKMKSGTKKSDFHSQMAVHKLAKSIPLRRQVSADSSASMNSGVLLVRPSRLSSSGTPMLAGVSEYELPEDPRWELPRDRLVLGKPLGEGCFGQVVLAEAIGLDKDKPNRVTKVAVKMLKSDATEKDLSDLISEMEMMKMIGKHKNIINLLGACTQDGPLYVIVEYASKGNLREYLQARRPPGLEYCYNPSHNPEEQLSSKDLVSCAYQVARGMEYLASKKCIHRDLAARNVLVTEDNVMKIADFGLARDIHHIDYYKKTTNGRLPVKWMAPEALFDRIYTHQSDVWSFGVLLWEIFTLGGSPYPGVPVEELFKLLKEGHRMDKPSNCTNELYMMMRDCWHAVPSQRPTFKQLVEDLDRIVALTSNQEYLDLSMPLDQYSPSFPDTRSSTCSSGEDSVFSHEPLPEEPCLPRHPAQLANGGLKRR
- the FGFR1 gene encoding fibroblast growth factor receptor 1 isoform X8, whose product is MWSWKCLLFWAVLVTATLCTARPSPTLPEQDALPSSEDDDDDDDSSSEEKETDNTKPNPVAPYWTSPEKMEKKLHAVPAAKTVKFKCPSSGTPNPTLRWLKNGKEFKPDHRIGGYKVRYATWSIIMDSVVPSDKGNYTCIVENEYGSINHTYQLDVVERSPHRPILQAGLPANKTVALGSNVEFMCKVYSDPQPHIQWLKHIEVNGSKIGPDNLPYVQILKTAGVNTTDKEMEVLHLRNVSFEDAGEYTCLAGNSIGLSHHSAWLTVLEALEERPAVMTSPLYLEIIIYCTGAFLISCMVGSVIIYKMKSGTKKSDFHSQMAVHKLAKSIPLRRQVSADSSASMNSGVLLVRPSRLSSSGTPMLAGVSEYELPEDPRWELPRDRLVLGKPLGEGCFGQVVLAEAIGLDKDKPNRVTKVAVKMLKSDATEKDLSDLISEMEMMKMIGKHKNIINLLGACTQDGPLYVIVEYASKGNLREYLQARRPPGLEYCYNPSHNPEEQLSSKDLVSCAYQVARGMEYLASKKCIHRDLAARNVLVTEDNVMKIADFGLARDIHHIDYYKKTTNGRLPVKWMAPEALFDRIYTHQSDVWSFGVLLWEIFTLGGSPYPGVPVEELFKLLKEGHRMDKPSNCTNELYMMMRDCWHAVPSQRPTFKQLVEDLDRIVALTSNQEYLDLSMPLDQYSPSFPDTRSSTCSSGEDSVFSHEPLPEEPCLPRHPAQLANGGLKRR